Proteins co-encoded in one Vibrio fortis genomic window:
- a CDS encoding zinc ribbon-containing protein, protein MMATTGEKPGKGSYTCKKCGQQVDLDDHDDTLPPCPKCAHTEYYKG, encoded by the coding sequence ACAGGAGAAAAACCGGGTAAAGGTAGTTATACCTGTAAGAAATGCGGTCAACAAGTCGACTTAGATGATCATGATGATACTTTACCACCATGCCCGAAGTGTGCTCACACTGAGTATTACAAAGGATAA